From a region of the Acidimicrobiales bacterium genome:
- a CDS encoding CBS domain-containing protein — translation MARRPSFPAATLRPASMRSRADQRHARLLTHRSVADALISLAGLIGRTVTNQQGAEVGRIKDVVARWDGGPYPPVTGLVVRVGRRLSFLSINQVREMTHTGVQLASARLDLRDFERRPGEVVLAGDVLDRQLVDVDGVRVVRASDLYLARVGLAWRLVGVDVGMQSLMRRLGPARFRTRPTPDRVLDWGSIQPFGSRPGEVRLSRSNQALRRLRPAEMADLLEELGRDERQELLNALDKRDAADALEEMEPERLEQLLRDAPVDQAAGLLAEMEPDEAVDALRDLEPDERDEILDAMDSEVAGELAALLTFPEQTAGGLMTTYLVLIEAGTDVASVRRRLREEEGHRADIDSVLVVDNDGSLVDDLSLYELLIAEPSDLVDDLVRPPWPVTVTVDAELSEVVARLTDSRAASVIVVDEDDTPIGRILADDVIDALVPEQARQRFPRILG, via the coding sequence ATGGCCCGCCGCCCCTCGTTTCCCGCCGCGACGCTGCGACCAGCGTCGATGCGCTCGCGGGCGGACCAACGGCACGCGCGCCTGCTCACCCACCGATCGGTCGCCGACGCGCTCATCTCGCTCGCCGGCCTGATCGGCCGCACCGTCACCAACCAGCAAGGGGCCGAGGTCGGGCGCATCAAAGACGTCGTGGCGCGCTGGGACGGCGGGCCGTATCCACCCGTCACGGGGCTGGTCGTGCGGGTCGGTCGCAGGTTGTCGTTCCTCAGCATCAACCAGGTGCGCGAGATGACGCACACCGGCGTGCAGCTCGCGTCGGCGCGGCTCGACCTGCGCGACTTCGAGCGCCGACCGGGCGAAGTGGTGCTCGCCGGCGACGTGCTCGATCGCCAGCTCGTCGACGTCGACGGTGTACGGGTGGTGCGGGCCTCCGATCTCTACCTGGCCCGCGTCGGTCTGGCCTGGCGCCTCGTGGGGGTCGACGTCGGGATGCAGAGCCTGATGCGCCGGCTCGGCCCTGCCCGGTTCCGCACCCGGCCCACACCCGATCGGGTGCTCGACTGGGGCTCGATCCAGCCGTTCGGGTCCCGACCTGGCGAAGTCCGTCTCTCGCGATCCAACCAGGCGCTGCGACGCCTGCGGCCCGCCGAGATGGCCGACCTGCTCGAAGAGCTCGGACGCGACGAGCGCCAAGAGCTGTTGAACGCGCTCGACAAGCGTGACGCCGCGGACGCCCTCGAGGAGATGGAGCCAGAGCGCCTGGAGCAGCTGCTGCGCGACGCGCCCGTCGACCAGGCCGCCGGCCTGCTCGCCGAGATGGAGCCTGACGAAGCGGTCGACGCCTTGCGCGACTTGGAGCCCGACGAGCGCGACGAGATCCTCGACGCCATGGACAGTGAGGTCGCGGGCGAGCTCGCTGCCTTGTTGACGTTCCCGGAGCAGACGGCGGGCGGCCTCATGACCACGTACCTCGTGCTGATCGAGGCCGGCACCGACGTGGCCAGCGTGCGCCGGCGTCTGCGCGAGGAAGAAGGCCACCGTGCCGACATCGACTCGGTGCTGGTCGTCGACAACGACGGCAGCCTGGTCGACGACCTGAGCTTGTACGAGCTGCTGATCGCCGAGCCTTCCGATCTGGTCGACGACCTCGTCCGGCCCCCTTGGCCCGTCACGGTCACGGTCGATGCGGAGCTGAGCGAGGTGGTCGCCCGCCTGACCGACAGCCGCGCGGCGTCGGTGATCGTGGTCGACGAGGACGACACGCCGATCGGACGCATCCTCGCCGACGACGTGATCGACGCACTGGTGCCCGAACAGGCGCGGCAGCGGTTCCCGAGGATCCTCGGATGA
- a CDS encoding Nramp family divalent metal transporter, with translation MTPPKVDSGDQPAAAVELSPAEERHRRWRRIIGVAAILGPGLVAANAGNDAGGIATYASAGAQYGYQTLFIMVIVAIALAVVQEMAARLGAFTGEGLVSLIREQFPLRAATFAVVALVVANIGLVVSEFAGIGAAFELFGVSRYLTVPVAAVVIWALVVFGSYRYAERLFLLLSLAFVAYLVAPFLAHPQWGAVARHAAWPHFTGSKDFMLLAIALVGTSITPYMQLYQAAAVADRGIGPDNYPMERIDSVVGAIFASIVAMAIIVATAAAIGGTGPLASAKDAAAALKPVAGSAATTLFGIGLLGASALAAAVVPLSTAYAVSEAVGVERSVSRSFREAPFFVGFFTLQVVIGAGVALAPGNLIRLLINTQILNGFIAPIILVFLLILTNRTSVLGDAANGRAIRVVATVVTVLVAGLAAVVAVRSVLGWFGVAA, from the coding sequence ATGACACCGCCCAAGGTCGACAGCGGCGACCAGCCGGCCGCCGCCGTCGAGCTCTCACCTGCCGAGGAACGGCACCGGCGGTGGCGGAGGATCATCGGCGTGGCCGCCATCCTCGGCCCGGGGCTGGTGGCCGCCAACGCCGGCAACGACGCCGGCGGCATCGCCACGTACGCGTCGGCCGGCGCGCAGTACGGCTACCAGACGTTGTTCATCATGGTCATCGTGGCGATCGCCCTCGCCGTCGTGCAGGAGATGGCGGCACGCCTCGGGGCGTTCACCGGCGAAGGGCTCGTCTCGCTGATCCGTGAGCAGTTCCCCCTGCGTGCAGCCACGTTCGCGGTGGTCGCGCTGGTCGTGGCCAACATCGGCCTGGTCGTGTCGGAGTTCGCCGGCATCGGTGCCGCTTTCGAGCTGTTCGGCGTGAGCCGTTACCTCACCGTGCCGGTCGCAGCCGTGGTGATCTGGGCGCTGGTCGTGTTCGGCTCGTACCGCTACGCGGAACGGCTCTTCTTGTTGCTGTCGCTGGCGTTCGTCGCGTACCTCGTGGCGCCGTTCCTGGCCCACCCCCAATGGGGGGCGGTGGCGCGCCACGCCGCCTGGCCGCACTTCACCGGTTCGAAGGACTTCATGTTGCTGGCGATCGCCCTCGTCGGCACCAGCATCACGCCGTACATGCAGCTGTACCAAGCGGCTGCGGTGGCCGACCGTGGGATCGGGCCCGACAACTACCCGATGGAGCGGATCGACTCCGTGGTGGGTGCGATCTTCGCTTCGATCGTGGCCATGGCGATCATCGTGGCGACCGCCGCGGCGATCGGGGGCACCGGGCCGCTGGCTTCGGCCAAGGATGCGGCCGCCGCGCTGAAGCCGGTGGCCGGGTCAGCAGCGACCACGCTGTTCGGCATCGGCTTGCTGGGTGCGTCGGCCCTGGCCGCCGCCGTCGTGCCGCTGTCGACCGCGTACGCCGTGTCCGAAGCGGTCGGCGTCGAACGCTCGGTGTCGCGGAGTTTTCGCGAAGCGCCGTTCTTCGTCGGCTTCTTCACACTCCAAGTGGTGATCGGCGCCGGCGTGGCCCTGGCACCCGGCAACCTGATCCGCTTGCTGATCAACACCCAGATCCTCAACGGCTTCATCGCGCCGATCATCTTGGTGTTCCTGTTGATCCTCACGAATCGCACCAGCGTCCTCGGCGACGCCGCCAACGGGCGGGC
- a CDS encoding MMPL family transporter: protein MAVTTPTAAASSHEPSSPPDPKAWFSRLAAFSARRRRLVIGLWLVVTLAAAPLAITLNGALSGAGWEAQGSTAQRVRDELRHDFPALGAENPVVVYQQRTPIRTHPSGLRALVADLTHAPRATSVADPLALPSTAGLIARDGRTAIIPVAQAVSNDAQRPVAAGELGHYVSGLRLPAGAQAKVTGEWPVWSDFNHINEQALHKAEVLSGLPSLILLFVAFGMLLAAGLPLLLAVAGIAVGFAGLHLLTAVTPLSVWSMNFSMMIGLAVGIDYSLFIVSRYREERAEGKDAIAAIENTLSTAGKAVFLSALTVVLSLAAVYLVPVMVFRSMALGMILSVVAVAVAALTLLPAVLVALGDRVLVKKNAADPDITAESRWRRWTAQSLERPGTVLVLGLVLLGGLAAPAIGMRLGMPSAHVVDTGHGSRDGYDLLVHAFGPGAAAPVFITTPTADAKQVVDIARQHAGVVDARVVTAPASTGRVVVRVIGSTPVDNARTGALVGALRNDLHRAAPGARVGGPAAQNHDLTTALTGRAPYAIGLILIVAFVLLLVVFRSLAIAVASILLNVLTVIGAFGFATLVFQHGIGAGLLGIEHQQFIDAWAPLFFFALLFGLSMDYQLFLLAAIRERYEATGNTRIAIQEGIARTGRPITNAALVMIVVFIAFGVTGPIPPTELGITLAMAVLIDATVVRVLLVPAVMALIGERNWYLPRWLDRALPHVHFSH from the coding sequence ATGGCTGTCACAACTCCCACCGCAGCTGCCTCGAGCCATGAGCCGTCCTCGCCGCCCGACCCCAAGGCCTGGTTCTCTCGGCTCGCGGCGTTCTCGGCGCGACGGCGGCGGTTGGTGATCGGCCTGTGGCTGGTCGTGACACTCGCTGCTGCCCCGCTCGCCATCACCTTGAACGGAGCGTTGTCGGGCGCGGGGTGGGAAGCCCAGGGTTCGACCGCGCAACGGGTGCGGGACGAGTTGCGCCACGATTTCCCTGCCCTCGGTGCCGAGAACCCTGTGGTCGTCTACCAGCAGCGGACCCCGATCCGCACCCACCCCTCAGGGCTGCGGGCGCTGGTCGCCGATCTCACGCACGCCCCCCGCGCGACGTCGGTCGCCGACCCGCTCGCGCTGCCTTCGACCGCAGGACTGATCGCGCGCGACGGTCGCACGGCCATCATTCCCGTTGCGCAAGCCGTGTCCAACGATGCGCAGCGCCCCGTCGCGGCCGGCGAGCTCGGGCACTACGTCAGCGGTCTGCGGTTGCCGGCCGGCGCACAGGCGAAGGTCACCGGCGAGTGGCCGGTGTGGAGCGACTTCAACCACATCAACGAGCAAGCCCTGCACAAGGCGGAGGTGCTGTCGGGGCTGCCGAGCCTGATCCTGCTGTTCGTGGCGTTTGGCATGCTCCTGGCCGCCGGGCTCCCGCTGCTGCTGGCCGTCGCCGGCATCGCCGTCGGGTTCGCCGGCCTGCACCTGCTGACGGCGGTGACACCGCTGTCGGTGTGGTCGATGAACTTCTCGATGATGATCGGCCTGGCCGTCGGGATCGACTACAGCCTGTTCATCGTCAGCCGCTATCGCGAGGAACGTGCCGAGGGCAAGGACGCGATCGCGGCGATCGAGAACACCTTGTCGACCGCCGGCAAAGCGGTGTTCCTCTCCGCGCTGACCGTCGTGCTCTCGCTCGCTGCGGTGTACCTCGTGCCGGTGATGGTGTTCCGGTCGATGGCGCTCGGCATGATCCTCTCCGTCGTCGCGGTCGCAGTTGCCGCGCTCACGCTGCTGCCGGCTGTCTTGGTCGCCCTCGGTGACCGCGTGCTCGTCAAGAAGAACGCCGCGGACCCCGACATCACGGCCGAGTCGCGCTGGCGGCGGTGGACCGCGCAGTCGCTCGAGCGGCCGGGCACCGTTCTCGTACTCGGCCTCGTGCTGCTCGGCGGTCTCGCTGCGCCCGCGATCGGGATGCGCCTCGGAATGCCGAGCGCTCACGTTGTCGACACCGGCCACGGCAGCCGCGACGGCTACGACTTGCTGGTCCACGCGTTCGGCCCTGGTGCCGCTGCGCCGGTGTTCATCACCACGCCCACCGCGGATGCCAAGCAGGTGGTCGACATCGCACGGCAGCACGCGGGCGTCGTCGACGCCCGGGTCGTGACCGCCCCGGCATCGACCGGTCGCGTCGTGGTCCGCGTCATCGGCTCGACCCCCGTGGACAACGCCCGCACCGGCGCGCTGGTGGGCGCGCTCCGCAACGATTTGCACCGCGCGGCGCCGGGCGCACGCGTCGGTGGACCCGCCGCGCAGAACCACGACCTCACGACCGCGCTCACCGGACGCGCGCCCTATGCGATCGGCCTCATCCTGATCGTGGCCTTCGTGCTGCTGCTGGTCGTGTTCCGCAGCCTCGCCATCGCGGTCGCGTCGATCCTGCTCAACGTGCTGACCGTGATCGGCGCCTTCGGGTTCGCCACGCTCGTGTTCCAGCACGGGATCGGCGCCGGACTGCTCGGCATCGAGCATCAGCAGTTCATCGACGCCTGGGCGCCGCTGTTCTTCTTCGCGCTGCTGTTCGGCCTGTCGATGGACTACCAGCTCTTCCTGCTCGCGGCCATCCGCGAACGCTACGAAGCCACGGGCAACACCCGCATCGCGATACAGGAAGGCATCGCGCGCACCGGCCGGCCCATCACCAACGCGGCCCTGGTGATGATCGTCGTGTTCATCGCGTTCGGCGTCACCGGCCCGATCCCGCCCACCGAGCTCGGCATCACCCTGGCGATGGCCGTGCTGATCGACGCAACCGTCGTCCGCGTGCTGCTCGTGCCGGCGGTCATGGCGCTCATCGGCGAACGCAACTGGTACTTGCCGCGCTGGCTCGACCGAGCCCTCCCGCACGTCCACTTCAGCCACTGA
- a CDS encoding thiolase family protein translates to MSDVAIIGIGIHPFGRFGDKTGFQMGAEAIEAAVADAGVQWRDVRFAVGGSWEMAQTDPLTSLLGLTGIPFTNVFNACATAASAIDATADAIRLGKYDLGVAVGMDKHPRGAFTADPTGVNMPAWYAENGQFVTTKFFGMKINRYLHDHDIPVETLAKVAAKNFRNGELNPNAFRRKPISEEEILASPVLNHPLTSYMFCAPDEGAAAVVMCNADIAHRYTDKPVFVRATQIRTRRYGAYEVNTTWAPVDEDVAPTVYASRAAYEQAGMGPEDIDVVQLQDTDAGSEVIHMAENGFCADGDQTRMLADGETEITGRLPVNTDGGLIANGEPIGASGLRQVYELTLQLRGQAGERQVAGNPKAGYAQVYGAPGTAAVTILSR, encoded by the coding sequence GTGAGCGACGTCGCAATCATCGGCATCGGCATCCACCCGTTCGGTCGCTTCGGCGACAAGACCGGCTTCCAGATGGGCGCCGAGGCGATCGAGGCGGCCGTCGCCGACGCCGGCGTGCAATGGCGAGACGTCCGGTTCGCGGTGGGCGGCAGCTGGGAGATGGCCCAGACCGATCCGCTCACCAGCCTGCTCGGGCTCACCGGCATCCCGTTCACCAATGTGTTCAACGCCTGCGCCACTGCTGCGAGCGCCATCGACGCGACGGCCGACGCCATCCGCCTCGGCAAGTACGACCTCGGTGTCGCCGTTGGCATGGACAAGCATCCCCGTGGTGCGTTCACGGCCGACCCGACCGGGGTGAACATGCCCGCTTGGTACGCCGAGAACGGTCAGTTCGTCACCACCAAGTTCTTCGGCATGAAGATCAACCGCTACTTGCACGACCACGACATCCCAGTGGAGACGCTCGCCAAAGTGGCGGCCAAGAACTTCCGAAACGGCGAGCTGAACCCCAACGCGTTCCGCCGCAAGCCGATCTCGGAGGAGGAGATCCTGGCGTCGCCGGTGCTCAACCACCCGCTCACCTCCTACATGTTCTGCGCGCCCGACGAAGGGGCCGCGGCCGTGGTGATGTGCAACGCCGACATTGCCCACCGCTACACCGACAAGCCGGTGTTCGTGCGCGCCACGCAGATCCGCACCCGGCGCTACGGCGCGTACGAGGTGAACACCACCTGGGCACCGGTCGACGAAGACGTCGCGCCGACGGTGTACGCGTCGCGGGCCGCGTACGAGCAAGCCGGGATGGGCCCCGAGGACATCGACGTGGTGCAGCTCCAGGACACCGACGCCGGGTCCGAAGTGATCCACATGGCCGAGAACGGGTTCTGCGCCGACGGCGACCAGACCCGCATGCTGGCCGACGGTGAGACCGAGATCACCGGCCGCTTGCCCGTCAACACCGACGGTGGATTGATCGCCAACGGCGAGCCGATCGGCGCGTCGGGCCTGCGCCAGGTCTACGAGCTCACGCTGCAGCTTCGGGGGCAGGCCGGCGAGCGCCAGGTGGCGGGCAACCCGAAGGCGGGCTACGCCCAGGTGTACGGCGCCCCCGGCACCGCCGCGGTCACGATCCTGTCGCGCTGA
- a CDS encoding metal-sensitive transcriptional regulator — MPEEVVDDVRKRLRRAAGQVQAVERMLADGKECRDVVTQLSAATKALEQAGFKLVAAGLTYCLENPEDAAADGYPLETVERMFLKLA, encoded by the coding sequence ATGCCCGAAGAGGTCGTCGACGACGTGCGCAAGCGTTTGCGGCGCGCCGCCGGCCAGGTGCAGGCCGTCGAGCGCATGCTGGCCGACGGCAAGGAGTGTCGCGACGTGGTGACGCAGCTGTCGGCCGCGACCAAGGCCCTCGAGCAGGCGGGCTTCAAACTGGTCGCCGCCGGGCTCACGTACTGCCTCGAGAACCCCGAAGACGCCGCCGCGGACGGCTATCCACTCGAGACCGTCGAGCGGATGTTCCTGAAGCTGGCATGA
- a CDS encoding OB-fold domain-containing protein has protein sequence MQKPLAPNLSTWPDPDPQLIGSQCGACGATTFPTQTRCPRCSSADMADLRLPRRGTLVSWTTQGFVPKLPYAGGETAESFTPFGVGLVQLGEVVRVEARLTENDPAKLEFGMDVELQIVPFYVDDDGDEIMTFAFAPVAAGAAATGGA, from the coding sequence ATGCAAAAGCCGTTGGCGCCCAACTTGTCGACGTGGCCCGACCCCGATCCGCAGCTGATCGGCAGCCAATGCGGTGCGTGCGGGGCGACCACGTTCCCCACCCAAACGCGCTGCCCACGCTGCAGCAGCGCGGACATGGCCGACCTCCGGCTGCCCCGTCGGGGCACGCTCGTGTCATGGACCACGCAAGGGTTCGTGCCGAAGCTGCCCTACGCGGGCGGCGAGACCGCCGAGAGCTTTACCCCTTTCGGCGTCGGGCTCGTCCAGCTCGGCGAGGTGGTGCGAGTCGAGGCTCGGCTCACCGAGAACGACCCGGCGAAGCTCGAGTTCGGGATGGACGTCGAGCTGCAGATCGTGCCCTTCTACGTCGACGACGACGGTGACGAGATCATGACGTTCGCGTTCGCGCCGGTCGCGGCCGGCGCCGCCGCGACAGGAGGTGCGTGA
- a CDS encoding DUF302 domain-containing protein: MEPTLHFTQRVVTSLGYEAAIDAIKDALQGQGFGTLTEIDVRSTLKAKLDVDTAPQLIIGACNPHLAHRALTADPRVATLLPCNVVVRVEGDQTVVEALDPQVMAEVSGDPQLRQVAEEAARRIATALDTLPRH; this comes from the coding sequence ATGGAGCCCACCTTGCACTTCACCCAACGCGTGGTGACGAGCCTCGGTTACGAGGCGGCCATCGACGCCATCAAGGACGCGCTCCAGGGTCAGGGCTTCGGGACCCTCACCGAGATCGACGTCCGCTCGACCCTGAAGGCCAAGCTCGACGTCGACACCGCGCCGCAACTGATCATCGGCGCGTGCAACCCGCACCTCGCCCACCGCGCGCTCACCGCCGACCCGCGGGTCGCGACCCTGCTCCCGTGCAACGTCGTCGTGCGGGTCGAAGGTGACCAGACCGTCGTCGAAGCGCTCGATCCACAAGTGATGGCAGAGGTCAGCGGCGACCCCCAGCTACGCCAAGTCGCGGAGGAGGCGGCCCGCCGCATCGCCACCGCCCTCGACACGTTGCCGAGGCACTGA
- the pyk gene encoding pyruvate kinase: MPIRRTKIVATIGPASDSPAMLRALADAGMNMARISLSHGSLEEAVARMHRVRDVAHDLGRPIGAMADLPGPKVRTSEFAGTGVMLEAGSTVELVDAAEAATSTSHRIAIDHLGAVAALRAGDSVVLGDGAIQLVVTRSDGERAVAEISTGGKVQGRPGVSLPSGRLDLQAPTDEDLELLEALSKEGVDAVAISFVNAAADVLRAQQVLGADPPMLVAKVETPEAVSNLDEIVAVADAVMVARGDLGIHCAIEDVPHFQKRVIHSGVAYGRPVITATQMLESMVRAPVPTRAEVTDVTNAVYDGTSAVMLSGETAVGAYPVEAVRMMARITERAERDFPYEAWGKDLGRQQSADPSGVGPAVRITNAISAAASRAVVDAEVSVIIACTDSGATARSISRYRPAAPIVAATPNERTMRHLTMSWGVTPVLVETRPTTDETVWVSVEAAAKRGLVRPGDLVAVLAGSPADPRPTTDTLRLVRVD; the protein is encoded by the coding sequence ATGCCGATCCGCCGCACCAAGATCGTCGCCACCATCGGGCCGGCCTCCGACTCCCCCGCCATGCTGCGCGCGCTCGCCGACGCCGGCATGAACATGGCGCGCATCTCGTTGTCGCACGGATCGCTCGAGGAAGCCGTCGCCCGCATGCACCGCGTGCGCGACGTGGCCCACGACCTCGGCCGTCCGATAGGGGCGATGGCCGATCTGCCCGGGCCGAAAGTGCGCACCAGCGAATTCGCAGGCACGGGCGTGATGCTCGAAGCCGGCTCCACCGTCGAGCTCGTCGACGCTGCGGAAGCGGCCACGAGCACCAGCCACCGGATCGCCATCGACCACCTCGGCGCGGTCGCGGCGCTGCGAGCGGGCGACAGCGTGGTGCTCGGCGACGGGGCGATCCAACTCGTGGTCACTCGCAGCGACGGCGAGCGCGCCGTGGCCGAGATCAGCACCGGCGGCAAGGTGCAGGGTCGCCCCGGCGTCAGCCTCCCCTCCGGGCGGCTCGACCTCCAGGCACCCACCGACGAGGACCTCGAGCTGCTCGAAGCGCTCTCCAAAGAAGGTGTCGATGCGGTCGCGATCTCCTTCGTGAACGCTGCGGCTGACGTGTTGCGCGCCCAACAGGTGCTCGGCGCCGACCCGCCGATGCTGGTGGCGAAAGTGGAGACGCCGGAGGCCGTCTCCAACCTCGACGAGATCGTGGCGGTGGCGGACGCGGTCATGGTCGCCCGCGGCGACCTCGGCATCCACTGCGCGATCGAGGACGTGCCGCACTTCCAGAAGCGGGTCATCCACTCGGGCGTCGCCTACGGGCGCCCCGTGATCACGGCCACGCAGATGCTCGAGTCGATGGTGCGGGCGCCCGTTCCCACCCGCGCCGAGGTCACCGACGTGACCAACGCGGTGTACGACGGCACCAGCGCCGTCATGCTGTCCGGTGAGACCGCGGTCGGCGCCTACCCGGTCGAAGCGGTGCGAATGATGGCCCGCATCACCGAACGGGCCGAGCGCGACTTCCCGTATGAGGCGTGGGGCAAGGACCTCGGGCGCCAGCAGTCCGCCGATCCGAGTGGCGTCGGGCCGGCCGTGCGCATCACCAACGCCATCTCGGCCGCCGCGTCACGCGCGGTCGTCGATGCCGAGGTGTCGGTGATCATCGCCTGCACCGACTCCGGCGCGACCGCCCGCTCGATCTCGCGCTACCGACCCGCCGCGCCCATCGTGGCGGCCACGCCGAACGAGCGCACAATGCGTCACCTCACGATGAGCTGGGGCGTGACACCGGTGCTGGTCGAGACGCGACCCACGACCGACGAGACGGTCTGGGTGTCGGTGGAGGCGGCTGCCAAGCGCGGGCTGGTGCGCCCGGGCGACCTCGTGGCGGTGCTGGCCGGTTCGCCCGCCGACCCTCGTCCCACGACCGACACGCTCCGCCTCGTGCGTGTGGACTGA
- a CDS encoding AMP-binding protein, protein MANPVDEVARILRAPAELFASLLRDPIGTTTRLAGRTAVEAHAVATLLRAGVVGPEPPWRLAEIGRVLLERGPMAAAPSLLAIRHGERAALVDDLGSLTYAQIDQRAEALAGAWQARGLRAGDGVGILCRNGRGLLGAVFACTKLGARALLLNTDFAAPQAIEVCAREGADAVVADADLFDIVAGVDAPRGRYVAWVDPSVPGSGPEGDGRIDDLIAGGEPLTTLRPDHDFSIVILTSGTTGTPKGANRASVRSLSGPGALLSKIPFRAGDVVYVAPPMFHAWGLANAAMALALGGTVVTRRRFDPVQVWADLAANHCTGLVAVPVMLNRLLGNDDAAGNPVLPDLRVVAVSGSQLEAPLATRALDRFGPVLHNLYGSTEVAYATIATPDDLRAAPGSAGRPPFGVTVKVLGDDDVELPVGQIGRIFVANEDQFSGYTGGGGKAMVDGLMATGDVGHFDSGGRLWIDGRDDEMIVSGGENVFPHEVEALLAGHPAVVEAAVVGVPDDEFGQRLQAYLVRTPGKKLTAATVKAYVRENLARYKVPREVIFVDVLPRNPAGKVLKRVLVDQGG, encoded by the coding sequence GTGGCGAATCCGGTCGACGAAGTGGCGCGCATCCTGCGCGCGCCGGCGGAGCTGTTCGCGAGCCTCCTGCGCGACCCCATCGGCACGACCACGCGCCTGGCGGGGCGGACCGCGGTGGAAGCGCACGCGGTGGCCACGTTGCTGCGGGCGGGCGTGGTGGGGCCCGAGCCGCCTTGGCGCCTCGCCGAGATCGGGCGGGTGCTGCTGGAGCGGGGGCCGATGGCGGCGGCGCCGTCGCTGTTGGCGATCCGGCACGGGGAGCGCGCGGCGCTGGTCGACGATCTGGGCTCGCTGACGTACGCCCAGATCGACCAGCGGGCCGAGGCGTTGGCGGGCGCGTGGCAGGCGCGCGGGCTGCGGGCTGGCGACGGCGTGGGCATCTTGTGCCGGAACGGCCGCGGCTTGCTCGGCGCGGTGTTCGCCTGCACCAAGCTCGGCGCACGCGCGCTCCTGTTGAACACTGACTTCGCCGCGCCCCAAGCGATCGAGGTGTGCGCCCGCGAAGGCGCCGACGCGGTGGTGGCCGATGCCGACCTGTTCGACATCGTGGCGGGCGTGGATGCGCCCCGGGGTCGTTACGTGGCCTGGGTCGATCCATCCGTTCCCGGCAGTGGACCCGAAGGCGACGGTCGGATCGACGACCTCATCGCGGGTGGCGAGCCGTTGACGACCCTGCGGCCCGACCATGACTTCTCGATCGTCATCTTGACGAGCGGAACCACCGGCACACCGAAGGGCGCCAACCGGGCATCGGTCCGCTCGCTCAGCGGCCCCGGCGCACTGCTGTCGAAGATCCCGTTCCGTGCCGGCGACGTCGTGTACGTCGCGCCACCGATGTTCCACGCGTGGGGGTTGGCGAACGCCGCCATGGCGCTCGCCCTGGGCGGCACGGTCGTGACCCGTCGCCGTTTCGACCCCGTACAGGTGTGGGCCGACCTGGCAGCGAACCACTGCACCGGCTTGGTGGCTGTTCCCGTGATGCTCAACCGCCTCCTCGGCAACGACGACGCCGCGGGGAATCCCGTGCTGCCCGATTTGCGCGTCGTGGCCGTCAGCGGCTCGCAACTCGAAGCTCCGCTGGCAACGCGGGCGCTCGACCGCTTCGGGCCGGTGTTGCACAACCTCTACGGGTCCACCGAGGTCGCATACGCCACCATTGCCACACCGGACGACCTCCGCGCCGCGCCTGGTTCCGCGGGTCGACCACCGTTCGGTGTCACGGTGAAAGTGCTCGGCGACGACGACGTCGAGCTGCCGGTCGGCCAGATCGGACGGATCTTCGTCGCCAACGAGGACCAGTTCAGTGGTTACACGGGCGGTGGCGGCAAGGCGATGGTCGACGGGTTGATGGCGACAGGCGACGTCGGCCACTTCGACTCAGGGGGCCGCTTGTGGATCGACGGGCGCGATGACGAGATGATCGTGTCCGGCGGCGAGAACGTGTTCCCGCACGAGGTCGAAGCGCTGCTCGCCGGGCATCCCGCCGTCGTCGAGGCTGCCGTCGTCGGCGTGCCTGACGACGAGTTCGGCCAGCGCTTGCAGGCGTACCTCGTGCGCACCCCCGGCAAGAAGCTGACGGCGGCGACCGTGAAGGCATACGTGCGCGAGAACCTCGCTCGCTACAAGGTGCCCCGCGAGGTCATCTTCGTCGACGTGTTGCCTCGCAACCCCGCCGGCAAGGTCCTCAAGCGGGTGCTGGTCGACCAAGGCGGCTGA